Genomic window (Caldisericum sp.):
TGCATTGAAGGCAACAAATCTTGAGGACTACAAAGAAATCTTGGGGACTATTAGGACAATAATCATAGATGAGGCACATGTATACGCTAAAGAAAATCTCGACATCATCGCCACAGCCCTCCTAAAGATTTTCTACACTAGAGCTCGCCTACTTCAAAAAACAATTCCTAGAGATGTGAGCGAGCTAGTTAAAGACTTAGATATAGTTGTTTCGAGCGCAACATTGAGCGACCAGGAGATAATCTCTAAAAATGGGAATAAGCTTTACTCTGGCAACATAATTGGATTCTTTAAGCTAAAAACTTCTCAGCAATATCCATCTTTAAGCCCCTCTGTTGAAAACTTTTTAAGAAATCTCTTTTCAGAACCCGTGTTTGAGGTTTTTAGAAAGGGGCATGCTATAGTTTACTTAGACTATGATGAAAGTGTTTTGAAGGATCTAAATGTAAAAATTCAGAATCCGAGTGATAATATTATCTGGAGATATCCGTTTAAGGTAAAGACAGCAATTGTAATTGTTCCATATCCATTTAAAAATTCTTGGACTGCATTAGCTGAGGTTCAAGTAGCCTTACTCCATTGGCTCCACGTTTATAGATCGAGGCTCAGTAGGCTTGGTAAGGAGTTTGCAAGGTCACTGGGTCTTATATTTATAGATTCAAAGTCAACTCTAAAGGATATTTATAACAAATTTATGGAACGTCAAATTTTAGACGCTCAAGACTTGGCAGACAGGGTTTTGTTTACAGAGTTTTATCCCTATAGCTTGTTAAGTAAAAATAAACCGAGAAAAAAAGCATTAGAGCAAGTCATCCCCTACATTGACTCGACACTAAGCTCACATTCATCTTTATATCATCTTCTAACGTGTGACAACATTCTAAAGGATTTTACAGTTCTACCGCTTTACTTTAAATTGGATGACATCATTTTATTCGGCAGTAAAAAATTACAATCATACAGTGAGATGAAATCCTTAATTTTGGAGAATAAAACTCTCTATAATAATGTAAAATATTTCATAGACGGGATCAATGCTTTTGCATCAGCTTATTTCACGACAGAAAATAAAGGTAGGGGAAGATACTCAGAGTTTCTTAGGAATCTTGAGGGGTCAAGCTTTGCAAATATTAAGTATCTTATTTTAATGCACCATGGAGACTTAGGTAGAGAAGAAAGAACAATCATCGAGTCCCGTATGAAAGGAGAAAAAACACCGGTTCCACTTGTTGTCCTCTCAACGTCTACAATGGAGCTTGGAGTTGATATAGAGCATGTACCCGTAGTTCTACAATTTGCTTGCGAGCCATCATCAATAGAATTAAACCAGAGAATGGGGCGTAGTGGTCGTTCCATGGCTTCACTTTATGTTTCCACCTTGGTGCTAGTGCTCCGTAATACAGGTGAGGATCTAATATTTTCTAGGGATCAGGAGGCGGTTGAATATGTATATAACTTTACAAGTCCTAAAACGTTTAACCCATTTAGTAATGCTGATGTGGTACTTCGTCATTTAACAAAAGTATACGTTGATAAATGTATACAGGAGGCAGAGATGTGTCCAACAGCACAAGTTTTGCAAGAGTTTGTAAGCTCAGATGCTATAAGACAAATAAATAACGAACTAGAGGTGCGATATGAAAGATGGATAGAACAGGCAAAGATGTTGTGGGAAACTTTCTCGACAGGTTCTCAAAATTCTGATGTGGCTATCAAAGAAGCCTACAATAATATTGTTAAGGCCCTACGGGAAATTCTAGCATTTCGTATGCGTATAAGAAACAAAAAGGCTTTAGAGGATCTTGAAAGAGAATTAACCTCTGCATACAAAGTTCTTTCTGATATTAAAGTAGATTTAGAGGATGCAAATAAAAATGAAAGCACTCGTATACAATTTATAAGGATGAACTTGATTCCACATGCTAGAATGATAAATTATTGGTCTAATTATTTATTTCTTTTAGAAGAAAAATACAGAAACACAGTAACACAATATTATTTAAATTGGCCATCTCAGTTATGGAATAAAATTTTTTCAGTACAGGCTAATTTGCTTTCATGTTTAGATAAACAGTTTTCAGTATACTCTGATTATTTTAAAGATGGAAATTCCACAATTACTAAGGATATTGACGAGTTTTCTGAGGTAAAATCCGCACAGGAATATCTCTCTAAGAAGCTATATTTGCTGGATATTCTAGCCCCAGGAGTATTGGATGATATTGGTAATCCTTTTAATAATCATTTACTCGTATCTATTAGAAAAGGACGACGAATAATAAAAATGGAAAGGGATCCAGCACAAACTTTAATAAAAGAAAGACCTTTAAGGATACAGCTGGGAGAATAAGGTGTAAGAATCATGGCTGCTATTAATTTTCCTTTCTTCCCATTAAACAACGAGGGGAGTTATTTTTGCGGGAAGCTAAAGATTGACGAAATAAACAATATACTTGAAATTAAAGAAATAAAACCTTCGTCTGGTATAGGATTGCCCTTAACAAGTTATATTGGAACAGATGCTCTTGAGTTGGATCAAATACATGAATTGAAAGAGCGATGTGGAGAAGAAAGCAATATTTTAGCGACCATTCACTATCTTAAGATCTACAGATCCACAAAAATCTTACATGTTCTACTATACATAGGTGAGGATAGAGGCAAATTTGGCATAAAAATTGTTCCAAGACAAAATACGCAATCTGCAGATATTGAAGAGTTTTTTATAATAGGGTTGCCAGACAATTTTGAACAAAAAAAGGCATTTAACGAAATAGTTATTGAAACACCTATCTCTTCTCACAGTTTTAGCTCAAAAGATATTCAAATTGAGAGGGTAAATATTGACAAGATTACGACATATCCGCAGATACTTTATTGGCCATTCTATGCTACTATGCAAAACAACAGTTTGTTTTCGTTGGATGTTATTCAAACCCTTCTTGGGAGCCTGGTTTTGGAAGAAAAAAGTTACTACAAAACATATCTTTTCCCATTTTTCCCAGCCCCTCTGTTATCTTATGAATATTATTTACTGAGAAGTCAGAGTGGCAGATCGAACATCGATGTAAATAAGCTGTCATCCATTAATATATATGATTCGGGAGCACTTCTAGCAGAAATTGATCTTAACAATTTAGTGACGCACTTGAATCATTGCGTGTATAACATGATAATTGATGCATGGTCATTGGTAAAAACTGTTAAAGGCAAGAAAGAATTGTCTTTCACCCCTTCACATATAGAAAAGATACAAAGTGATAAATATAATTCTCTCAACTGCTCGCTAAATTCGAGGGCTTTGTTAAAGGTATTGGCTAACGCTTTTTTAGTACAGGGATCTACTTTTTCTGTTGAGTCTCAGGATAAAAAAGAGAATGCAGCTCAGGGACGTAAAGATTTTAGAGATTATATAAAAAGGAAATTACCTCACAGGTTAACTCCTGTCTATGTAGAACTTGATTCTCGTAAGACTATTTTTTATCAATTACATCTTATACCTTTAGGAACACAGGGCTCAGAAAACACTAATGGACAAAAAATAGCAGTTTGGAGAACTTATGTCGCATATAACAGGGGTCAATTTCTTTTAAATCTTTTACAAAAATTAGAGGAAATCGCCAAAAATGCAGATAGGAATCCCAATGAGAGCACAAAACTCATGGCGGCCTATCTTTTGTATTTGAATGAACTTATCAAGGAGTATCGCGATTCTGTGAAGAAGAACATCGATGTACGTTTAGATGTAAGGATACTTTCGAAAAAAATTACATTACTTTTGCTTGAATATGGGCTTCATGGTGTTTCGCATTTGTTGATCCGTTATCTTTCTGAGGAACTCAAGATTCCTAAGTCACGGTTATTCGAGACAACTGCGATCATTATACCTAAATCTGACTCCGAATCTCAAAGGAAGTTTTCGGATTTATACGAAGCCGTGGAAAGCACACCTTATTTTGTAAATGTTGTTATTGATGGCTATCATTATAGGCTTCGTGGAGCATCAGGACAGCATCCAAAAGGCATTATACTTGTTTTTGATACTCAGTCGTATTCCTCATCTTATTGGTTCGAAGTCTTAAAGAATTTTAATTTCAAGAATTTTGCTAGTGAGATGCTA
Coding sequences:
- a CDS encoding DEAD/DEAH box helicase — protein: MSTVPVEYRPLDDIIAVYHEILLNEIAVMRTNSILEEGVNTGDTIVYYGSSYPLYVGQPNPSRGIDIYVLAYAIINGIRRIECGYNILKPISPEPKCDTSKIKMKLSKMLSFLKGNTQHIENLSMEELIVDLILELIDLGLIYPVPSPPSDNLNMLSAKSLLTSNPSGLVFAEFNEDNPHALYELKTYLRLSNFFAALNIKPENISNLFVDKLKKKLASNSIKVDSIFFKTLHGMLYKYSSTASSLPFNPATLEANVLPFLIEPPPPTSYLQKEWTSMKRLTDEELLNVIKLYIKNVAIKNNINENSEKVEKTYAIVKRALEKLSSKYKRISQYQYQYLLWMFRVGSERENILTAITSPTGSGKTLIFLIFALVKTLTYKILGLKSKTIILYPRKALARDQLGKIIEITYMINELLEEEGLEKIILGIRDGDSLDIRRPRSNEFSELRGLLLQNYKICHGVAGNQYEVFLTKDKCEITSDSRPIEWLKDLKDEGWSYFEEYDILITNHSILYRLANDALKATNLEDYKEILGTIRTIIIDEAHVYAKENLDIIATALLKIFYTRARLLQKTIPRDVSELVKDLDIVVSSATLSDQEIISKNGNKLYSGNIIGFFKLKTSQQYPSLSPSVENFLRNLFSEPVFEVFRKGHAIVYLDYDESVLKDLNVKIQNPSDNIIWRYPFKVKTAIVIVPYPFKNSWTALAEVQVALLHWLHVYRSRLSRLGKEFARSLGLIFIDSKSTLKDIYNKFMERQILDAQDLADRVLFTEFYPYSLLSKNKPRKKALEQVIPYIDSTLSSHSSLYHLLTCDNILKDFTVLPLYFKLDDIILFGSKKLQSYSEMKSLILENKTLYNNVKYFIDGINAFASAYFTTENKGRGRYSEFLRNLEGSSFANIKYLILMHHGDLGREERTIIESRMKGEKTPVPLVVLSTSTMELGVDIEHVPVVLQFACEPSSIELNQRMGRSGRSMASLYVSTLVLVLRNTGEDLIFSRDQEAVEYVYNFTSPKTFNPFSNADVVLRHLTKVYVDKCIQEAEMCPTAQVLQEFVSSDAIRQINNELEVRYERWIEQAKMLWETFSTGSQNSDVAIKEAYNNIVKALREILAFRMRIRNKKALEDLERELTSAYKVLSDIKVDLEDANKNESTRIQFIRMNLIPHARMINYWSNYLFLLEEKYRNTVTQYYLNWPSQLWNKIFSVQANLLSCLDKQFSVYSDYFKDGNSTITKDIDEFSEVKSAQEYLSKKLYLLDILAPGVLDDIGNPFNNHLLVSIRKGRRIIKMERDPAQTLIKERPLRIQLGE